A genomic region of Treponema primitia ZAS-1 contains the following coding sequences:
- a CDS encoding DUF4398 domain-containing protein, translating into MNNKRIPFILMTVLALSALLSACAKPPTVEMDNAAAALTRAENDPDAVAYGSPSIIRARDALANMKSEAAAKRYDAAKTYAQEVINAAERAISDGKAGAQRARDEASNLLTGVRASLGETQKNIDAAKGVKNIQLDFDSIDGDFGTAKTQTDQAQTALNTGDYPGSTSKSQSARSLLGNINTKITQASIATSRKK; encoded by the coding sequence TTGAACAACAAGAGAATACCCTTTATTCTGATGACCGTACTTGCCCTGTCGGCGCTTCTGAGCGCCTGCGCCAAGCCCCCCACGGTAGAGATGGATAATGCCGCAGCGGCCCTTACCCGGGCGGAAAACGATCCCGACGCCGTAGCCTACGGAAGCCCCTCGATAATTCGCGCCCGGGACGCCCTGGCAAATATGAAGTCCGAAGCGGCGGCAAAACGGTACGATGCGGCCAAAACCTACGCCCAGGAAGTGATAAACGCAGCGGAACGGGCCATATCGGACGGTAAAGCCGGGGCTCAGCGGGCCCGGGACGAGGCGTCTAACCTGCTAACCGGCGTACGGGCCAGTCTTGGGGAAACCCAAAAGAACATTGATGCCGCCAAGGGTGTAAAAAACATCCAACTGGACTTTGATTCCATTGATGGGGACTTTGGCACCGCGAAAACCCAGACGGATCAAGCCCAAACCGCCCTTAACACCGGAGATTACCCGGGCAGCACTTCAAAAAGCCAGTCCGCCCGCTCTCTTCTGGGAAATATCAATACCAAGATTACCCAGGCTAGCATAGCGACTTCCCGGAAAAAATAG